Proteins encoded by one window of Anticarsia gemmatalis isolate Benzon Research Colony breed Stoneville strain chromosome 15, ilAntGemm2 primary, whole genome shotgun sequence:
- the Pi3K59F gene encoding phosphatidylinositol 3-kinase 59F isoform X2: protein MINEKEKRSSDYMYLMVEFPTVQIDGINHAVVYYEQDGDEMYQFKAQADIVTVPDYEILQENLVESKQHRLARSLRSGVSGRDAKPTAAERDQLAALVAAPPARTLTATDQDLLWKFRFYLSSHRRALTKFLECVNWNRPGEVRQALAMMKQWAPMDVEDALELLTPKFTHPAVRKYAISRLKQAPDDDLLLYLLQLVQALKYEDFAEIHDEYARVCGKESTVSDLECKDNRLMQSGHRGSQASLLSASVLTASEMTASTTSRRSTEVPADEAPAADDNATSTANNNSVLDNNNGDAIDPTEERLSLASFLISRACNNSVVANYLYWYLLIECEDQDGGRDLAPRHMYLAVMRTFSHRLAKGNAEHQRTRTFLARQQVFIDKLVKLVKTVARESGNRNKKAERLQQLLADPDSFKFNFANFEPMPFPLDPRVTIKGIVAKKASLFKSALMPSKLTFLTTEGMEYEAIFKHGDDLRQDQLILQMITLMDKLLRRENLDLKLTPYKVLATSSKHGFLQFIESVTVAEALATEGSIQNFFRKYNPCEGAPYGIKPETMDTYIRSCAGYCVITYLLGVGDRHLDNLLLTKSGALFHIDFGYILGRDPKPLPPPMKLSKEMVEAMGGVHSELYHEFRKQCYTAFLHLRRHANLMLNLFSLMVDASVPDIALEPDKAVKKVQDKLRLDLGDEEAVHYLQNLLDMSVTAVMAVLVEQFHKFAQYWRK, encoded by the exons ATGATCAATGAGAAAGAAAAGAGGAGTTCAGACTACATGTACCTCATGGTGGAGTTTCCTACAGTGCAGATTGATGGTATAAAT CACGCAGTGGTGTATTACGAACAGGATGGTGACGAGATGTATCAGTTCAAAGCACAAGCCGACATCGTTACTGTACCTGACTATGAGATTTTACAG GAAAATCTAGTAGAGAGCAAGCAGCACCGGCTGGCCCGCTCGCTGCGCTCGGGCGTGTCGGGGCGCGACGCCAAGCCCACGGCCGCCGAGCGCGACCAGCTGGCCGCGCTCGtggccgcgccgcccgcccgcaCCCTCACCGCCACCGACCAGGACCTGCTGTGGAAGTTCCG attCTACCTATCATCTCATCGCAGAGCGTTGACTAAATTCTTAGAATGTGTCAACTGGAACAGGCCAG GCGAGGTTCGCCAGGCGCTGGCCATGATGAAGCAGTGGGCGCCGATGGACGTGGAAGATGCACTGGAACTATTGACACCCAAGTTCACACATCCGGCTGTTAGGAA ATACGCTATCTCTCGTCTAAAGCAGGCCCCGGACGATGACCTGCTGTTATATCTACTACAATTGGTACAAGCGCTCAAGTATGAAGACTTTGCTGAAATACACGACG AATACGCTCGTGTGTGTGGTAAAGAGTCGACAGTGTCGGACCTAGAATGTAAGGACAATCGACTGATGCAGAGTGGACACCGCGGCAGTCAGGCCAGCCTGCTCTCCGCATCAG TGCTAACAGCAAGTGAGATGACAGCCTCCACGACCAGTCGCCGCTCCACGGAAGTACCGGCGGACGAGGCGCCCGCGGCAGACGACAACGCGACCAGCACTGCTAACAATAATAGCGTGCTTGATAATAATAATGG TGACGCAATAGACCCGACAGAGGAGCGTCTGTCCCTAGCATCGTTCCTGATCTCCCGAGCCTGCAACAACAGCGTGGTGGCCAACTACCTGTACTGGTACCTGCTGATCGAGTGCGAGGACCAAGATGGCGGCCGCGACCTGGCGCCCAGGCACATGTATCTCGCTGTTATGAGGACCTTCTCACACCGACTGGCTAAGG GAAACGCCGAGCATCAACGCACACGCACATTCCTAGCTCGCCAACAAGTATTCATAGACAAACTAGTAAAACTAGTCAAAACAGTCGCTAGGGAGAGCGGCAACAGAAACAAAAAGGCCGAAAGACTTCAACAATTACTTGCTGACCCGGACTCTTTCAAGTTCAACTTTGCTAACTTTGAACCTATGCCGTTCCCACTAGACCCTAGGGTTACTATAAAGGGTATAGTGGCGAAAAAAGCTAGTCTATTCAAGTCTGCGCTGATGCCGTCTAAACTAACGTTTTTGACTACTGAAG GTATGGAATACGAGGCGATCTTCAAGCACGGCGACGACCTGCGCCAGGACCAGCTCATCCTGCAGATGATCACGCTCATGGACAAGCTGCTGCGGAGGGAGAACCTGGACCTCAAGCTCACGCCCTACAAAGTACTCGCTACCAGCTCCAAGCACGGATTCTTGCAG TTCATAGAATCAGTAACGGTGGCTGAAGCGTTAGCCACAGAGGGCAGTATACAGAACTTCTTCCGCAAGTACAACCCGTGTGAGGGAGCGCCGTACGGCATCAAACCCGAGACCATGGACACCTACATACGCAGCTGTGCCGGCTACTGCGTCATTACTTACTTGCTTG GCGTAGGCGATCGTCACTTAGACAACCTACTTCTAACGAAATCGGGCGCGTTATTCCACATAGACTTCGGCTACATCCTCGGCCGGGATCCGAAGCCGCTACCCCCGCCCATGAAGCTCAGCAAGGAGATGGTGGAGGCCATGGGAGGGGTGCACTCGGAACTGTACCATGAGTTTAGAAAACAGTGCTATACGGCTTTCTTGCATTTACGAAG ACACGCGAATCTAATGTTGAACCTGTTCTCCCTGATGGTGGACGCGTCAGTGCCCGACATCGCGCTCGAGCCTGACAAGGCTGTCAAGAAAGTGCAGGACAAACTCAG ACTGGACCTAGGTGACGAGGAGGCGGTGCACTACCTGCAGAACTTGCTGGACATGTCGGTGACGGCCGTCATGGCGGTGCTGGTGGAGCAGTTCCACAAGTTCGCGCAGTACTGGCGGAAATAA
- the Pi3K59F gene encoding phosphatidylinositol 3-kinase 59F isoform X1, translating to MNEIDDKFYYVYSSCLSHKVEIKIGTLEGKRAKPEYDKLLSDPMLKFSGLYQEGCSDLYVTCQILSDAVPLALPVTTSYKAFTNRWNWNEWVTLPVFFSDLPRNATLAMTIYDCAGPGKVMVVGGTTISLFGKHGMLRQGMFDLRVWPGVEGSEKTPGKAPDRGKEQMQRLAKLAKKHRNGHIPKVDWLDRLTFREIEMINEKEKRSSDYMYLMVEFPTVQIDGINHAVVYYEQDGDEMYQFKAQADIVTVPDYEILQENLVESKQHRLARSLRSGVSGRDAKPTAAERDQLAALVAAPPARTLTATDQDLLWKFRFYLSSHRRALTKFLECVNWNRPGEVRQALAMMKQWAPMDVEDALELLTPKFTHPAVRKYAISRLKQAPDDDLLLYLLQLVQALKYEDFAEIHDEYARVCGKESTVSDLECKDNRLMQSGHRGSQASLLSASVLTASEMTASTTSRRSTEVPADEAPAADDNATSTANNNSVLDNNNGDAIDPTEERLSLASFLISRACNNSVVANYLYWYLLIECEDQDGGRDLAPRHMYLAVMRTFSHRLAKGNAEHQRTRTFLARQQVFIDKLVKLVKTVARESGNRNKKAERLQQLLADPDSFKFNFANFEPMPFPLDPRVTIKGIVAKKASLFKSALMPSKLTFLTTEGMEYEAIFKHGDDLRQDQLILQMITLMDKLLRRENLDLKLTPYKVLATSSKHGFLQFIESVTVAEALATEGSIQNFFRKYNPCEGAPYGIKPETMDTYIRSCAGYCVITYLLGVGDRHLDNLLLTKSGALFHIDFGYILGRDPKPLPPPMKLSKEMVEAMGGVHSELYHEFRKQCYTAFLHLRRHANLMLNLFSLMVDASVPDIALEPDKAVKKVQDKLRLDLGDEEAVHYLQNLLDMSVTAVMAVLVEQFHKFAQYWRK from the exons ATGAACGAAATTGACGATAAATTCTACTACGTGTATAGTTCTTGTTTAAGCCATAAAGTAgagataaaaat TGGCACGCTAGAAGGAAAGCGCGCCAAACCGGAATATGACAAGCTACTCTCGGATCCCATGCTGAAGTTCTCCGGCCTGTACCAGGAGGGTTGTTCAGATTTATACGTGACCTGCCAGATCCTGAGCGATGCAGTGCCTCTCGCGTTGCCTGTTACCACGTCTTATAAGGCTTTCACTAATCGATGGAA TTGGAACGAGTGGGTGACATTGCCGGTGTTCTTCAGCGACTTGCCTCGTAACGCGACTCTTGCGATGACCATCTACGACTGCGCCGGACCTGGCAAGGTGATGGTCGTCGGTGGCACTACTATCTCGCTGTTTGGCAAACATGGCATGTTGAGACAG GGCATGTTTGATCTGCGCGTGTGGCCCGGCGTGGAGGGCAGTGAGAAGACGCCAGGGAAGGCTCCTGATAGGGGCAAGGAGCAAATGCAGAGGCTGGCTAAACTCGCCAAGAAGCATAGAAACGGACATATACCTAAG GTGGACTGGCTAGACAGACTGACGTTCAGAGAGATAGAGATGATCAATGAGAAAGAAAAGAGGAGTTCAGACTACATGTACCTCATGGTGGAGTTTCCTACAGTGCAGATTGATGGTATAAAT CACGCAGTGGTGTATTACGAACAGGATGGTGACGAGATGTATCAGTTCAAAGCACAAGCCGACATCGTTACTGTACCTGACTATGAGATTTTACAG GAAAATCTAGTAGAGAGCAAGCAGCACCGGCTGGCCCGCTCGCTGCGCTCGGGCGTGTCGGGGCGCGACGCCAAGCCCACGGCCGCCGAGCGCGACCAGCTGGCCGCGCTCGtggccgcgccgcccgcccgcaCCCTCACCGCCACCGACCAGGACCTGCTGTGGAAGTTCCG attCTACCTATCATCTCATCGCAGAGCGTTGACTAAATTCTTAGAATGTGTCAACTGGAACAGGCCAG GCGAGGTTCGCCAGGCGCTGGCCATGATGAAGCAGTGGGCGCCGATGGACGTGGAAGATGCACTGGAACTATTGACACCCAAGTTCACACATCCGGCTGTTAGGAA ATACGCTATCTCTCGTCTAAAGCAGGCCCCGGACGATGACCTGCTGTTATATCTACTACAATTGGTACAAGCGCTCAAGTATGAAGACTTTGCTGAAATACACGACG AATACGCTCGTGTGTGTGGTAAAGAGTCGACAGTGTCGGACCTAGAATGTAAGGACAATCGACTGATGCAGAGTGGACACCGCGGCAGTCAGGCCAGCCTGCTCTCCGCATCAG TGCTAACAGCAAGTGAGATGACAGCCTCCACGACCAGTCGCCGCTCCACGGAAGTACCGGCGGACGAGGCGCCCGCGGCAGACGACAACGCGACCAGCACTGCTAACAATAATAGCGTGCTTGATAATAATAATGG TGACGCAATAGACCCGACAGAGGAGCGTCTGTCCCTAGCATCGTTCCTGATCTCCCGAGCCTGCAACAACAGCGTGGTGGCCAACTACCTGTACTGGTACCTGCTGATCGAGTGCGAGGACCAAGATGGCGGCCGCGACCTGGCGCCCAGGCACATGTATCTCGCTGTTATGAGGACCTTCTCACACCGACTGGCTAAGG GAAACGCCGAGCATCAACGCACACGCACATTCCTAGCTCGCCAACAAGTATTCATAGACAAACTAGTAAAACTAGTCAAAACAGTCGCTAGGGAGAGCGGCAACAGAAACAAAAAGGCCGAAAGACTTCAACAATTACTTGCTGACCCGGACTCTTTCAAGTTCAACTTTGCTAACTTTGAACCTATGCCGTTCCCACTAGACCCTAGGGTTACTATAAAGGGTATAGTGGCGAAAAAAGCTAGTCTATTCAAGTCTGCGCTGATGCCGTCTAAACTAACGTTTTTGACTACTGAAG GTATGGAATACGAGGCGATCTTCAAGCACGGCGACGACCTGCGCCAGGACCAGCTCATCCTGCAGATGATCACGCTCATGGACAAGCTGCTGCGGAGGGAGAACCTGGACCTCAAGCTCACGCCCTACAAAGTACTCGCTACCAGCTCCAAGCACGGATTCTTGCAG TTCATAGAATCAGTAACGGTGGCTGAAGCGTTAGCCACAGAGGGCAGTATACAGAACTTCTTCCGCAAGTACAACCCGTGTGAGGGAGCGCCGTACGGCATCAAACCCGAGACCATGGACACCTACATACGCAGCTGTGCCGGCTACTGCGTCATTACTTACTTGCTTG GCGTAGGCGATCGTCACTTAGACAACCTACTTCTAACGAAATCGGGCGCGTTATTCCACATAGACTTCGGCTACATCCTCGGCCGGGATCCGAAGCCGCTACCCCCGCCCATGAAGCTCAGCAAGGAGATGGTGGAGGCCATGGGAGGGGTGCACTCGGAACTGTACCATGAGTTTAGAAAACAGTGCTATACGGCTTTCTTGCATTTACGAAG ACACGCGAATCTAATGTTGAACCTGTTCTCCCTGATGGTGGACGCGTCAGTGCCCGACATCGCGCTCGAGCCTGACAAGGCTGTCAAGAAAGTGCAGGACAAACTCAG ACTGGACCTAGGTGACGAGGAGGCGGTGCACTACCTGCAGAACTTGCTGGACATGTCGGTGACGGCCGTCATGGCGGTGCTGGTGGAGCAGTTCCACAAGTTCGCGCAGTACTGGCGGAAATAA
- the Dpm3 gene encoding dolichyl-phosphate mannosyltransferase subunit 3, protein MTKLLEWISVLSALFAVWYSLIGGYVKHPLIEQNMTLIIVSPIIFVFLFGLYAATVVLYRVLTFNNCEEAAKELQEEIKEAKKDLHEKGLRW, encoded by the coding sequence ATGACTAAGCTGCTAGAATGGATTTCGGTGCTTTCAGCATTGTTTGCGGTCTGGTATTCATTGATCGGAGGCTATGTGAAGCACCCATTGATTGAGCAAAACATGACGCTGATTATTGTGTCTCCGATAATATTTGTGTTCCTATTCGGTTTGTATGCGGCAACTGTAGTCCTATACCGAGTACTAACATTCAATAACTGTGAAGAAGCGGCCAAAGAGTTGCAAGAAGAGATAAAAGAGGCTAAAAAGGATTTACATGAGAAGGGACTGAGGTGGTGA